In a single window of the Anaerocolumna cellulosilytica genome:
- a CDS encoding TolB family protein, translated as MKKIQITKAVCVLVLLLATTGCSAEREKVTVKEPGGSLTIIDNPESEVKDTGVNVIRIDPYEKLEITDWLDADTVIVSKENETLEKMSLAELSDSYPRSLYLYNLKTKEYELLQEDADLNLGGAKLSSDKKNLLYYGNSLGDPSYYVLNLENRKSFGIIGEPVGNVGSANWADKDTVIGAGYMSGAYTASTDGKITIIKELEEKAIFVVQQIKDTIYYNTSDDNTLMALNLTTKETVSLNLANVFSVYPAPDEKQILVLQYNGSQQVLLLCDMDGSNIKTIAEGLELGGISWSPDQRMITYSMKGEGSGTGTSGLYLYDLLTGEPTRIAVDVEGITTSFSPSGKEFAFTQWDGKQYNSSIVHLEDSLQ; from the coding sequence ATGAAAAAAATACAAATAACGAAAGCAGTATGTGTGCTGGTTTTATTATTAGCGACTACAGGATGTAGTGCAGAAAGAGAGAAAGTAACAGTTAAGGAACCCGGAGGATCCCTTACAATTATTGATAATCCGGAAAGTGAAGTAAAGGATACGGGTGTTAATGTAATAAGAATTGATCCTTATGAGAAACTCGAAATTACGGATTGGCTGGATGCAGATACCGTAATTGTATCTAAGGAAAATGAAACATTAGAGAAAATGAGTCTGGCGGAATTATCGGATTCGTATCCAAGAAGCCTATATCTTTATAATCTTAAAACTAAGGAGTATGAGCTGTTACAAGAAGATGCAGACCTTAACTTAGGAGGTGCAAAATTATCCTCTGACAAGAAAAATCTGTTATATTACGGCAATAGCCTGGGCGATCCATCTTATTATGTTTTAAACCTTGAGAACAGAAAGAGTTTTGGTATTATAGGTGAGCCAGTTGGAAATGTAGGCAGTGCAAATTGGGCTGATAAGGATACTGTAATTGGAGCAGGTTATATGAGTGGTGCCTATACCGCCAGTACAGACGGTAAAATAACCATTATAAAGGAATTAGAGGAAAAAGCAATTTTTGTGGTACAACAAATAAAAGATACAATTTACTACAATACTTCCGATGATAATACCCTTATGGCTTTAAACTTAACAACCAAGGAAACGGTAAGTTTGAATCTTGCCAACGTGTTTTCTGTATACCCTGCTCCTGATGAAAAGCAGATACTGGTTTTACAATATAATGGTTCTCAACAAGTCTTATTGCTTTGTGATATGGATGGAAGTAATATTAAAACCATTGCGGAAGGCTTAGAATTAGGAGGCATATCCTGGTCTCCTGACCAGAGAATGATTACTTACAGCATGAAAGGGGAAGGCAGCGGCACAGGAACCAGCGGGCTATATCTCTATGATTTGTTGACGGGTGAACCCACACGGATTGCAGTAGATGTGGAAGGAATTACAACCAGTTTTAGTCCTTCCGGTAAGGAATTTGCATTTACCCAGTGGGATGGAAAACAGTATAACAGCAGTATTGTTCACCTAGAGGATTCTTTACAGTAA
- a CDS encoding Cof-type HAD-IIB family hydrolase, translating to MDYKAIFIDLDGTLLSHFKRISQTSVKAIKAAQKRGILVVINSGRTPYEIERILRKSSLYLPYIALNGAYVRIMNEKKAIYKKHMGYDLCKEMLHISEKYKNNSFWYTARYSYAYHLQRFSWLSKYAVLQYLYEHAMLLSRRFIKSNHLKAELLAGNIGVYKCGFMSADKGKLAAIRKEIDGLGRFETALTAPVFLECNLRGVTKGSGLKKMMQYYNMSAEEAIAIGDSENDIPMLQSAGLGIAMENASDKVKQAAGLLADTNARNGVAKVIHQYFL from the coding sequence ATGGATTATAAGGCAATATTTATTGATTTAGACGGTACTTTGTTGAGTCATTTTAAGAGAATTAGCCAAACCTCGGTTAAGGCTATAAAAGCAGCACAAAAAAGAGGGATTTTAGTAGTTATTAATTCAGGAAGAACGCCTTATGAGATTGAGAGGATTTTACGTAAATCTTCTTTATATTTGCCTTACATCGCGTTAAACGGAGCGTATGTCCGTATAATGAATGAGAAAAAGGCAATATATAAGAAGCATATGGGATATGATTTATGTAAAGAAATGCTTCATATCAGTGAAAAATATAAGAATAATAGCTTCTGGTATACGGCTCGTTATTCTTATGCCTATCACTTGCAAAGATTTTCCTGGTTATCCAAATACGCAGTACTTCAATACCTTTATGAACATGCCATGTTGCTCAGCAGACGATTTATAAAGAGCAATCACTTAAAAGCTGAACTACTTGCGGGTAACATAGGCGTTTATAAATGCGGTTTCATGAGTGCTGATAAAGGCAAATTAGCAGCCATACGTAAGGAGATTGATGGATTAGGCAGATTTGAAACTGCGCTCACTGCTCCAGTTTTTTTGGAATGTAATCTAAGAGGGGTTACAAAGGGCAGCGGGTTAAAAAAAATGATGCAGTATTATAATATGTCTGCCGAAGAGGCAATAGCCATTGGAGACAGTGAAAATGATATTCCAATGTTACAGAGCGCTGGGCTTGGTATTGCCATGGAAAATGCATCGGACAAGGTTAAACAGGCTGCTGGCCTATTAGCGGATACCAATGCCCGTAATGGCGTGGCAAAGGTAATACATCAATATTTTCTTTAA
- a CDS encoding DUF4180 domain-containing protein, whose protein sequence is MNITTIEQKENRIALVECEELLIRDVQSALDLMASVNYNCNSSRIVLYKSAVTEDFFELSTCLAGEILQKFINYGVKLAIIGDYANYTSKSLRDFIYESNHGKDVFFVATKEEAVEILATAK, encoded by the coding sequence ATGAATATTACAACAATTGAGCAGAAAGAAAACCGGATTGCGCTGGTGGAGTGTGAAGAATTATTAATTAGGGATGTGCAATCGGCTTTGGATTTGATGGCTTCCGTTAATTACAATTGCAACAGCAGCCGCATAGTACTTTATAAGTCTGCTGTCACAGAGGATTTTTTTGAATTGAGTACCTGCCTTGCCGGTGAGATCCTTCAAAAATTTATAAACTATGGTGTAAAACTGGCTATTATTGGTGACTATGCGAATTATACCAGTAAATCTCTAAGAGATTTCATTTATGAAAGTAATCATGGCAAAGACGTATTTTTTGTAGCTACAAAAGAGGAAGCCGTTGAAATATTAGCGACTGCAAAATAA
- a CDS encoding helix-turn-helix domain-containing protein has protein sequence MKEIIIRRNLSNAETQANLNTYLTLQPGLDANVTFNIYKPINKYIAKYVAYFYEFNTNEIKDLSIPIIPDGCMDIIFILTKQGFQSYIAGTALTFSGLLALKNRYVLGIRFHPGAFKVFFNINPCEILSQQIPFRAYSLKSEEINKELYGSKTLIERIAILERFLLSNIRVCDKYELIRYSIQRMVVSKGLVNINTISSELNYSPRYINNLFNAFIGLSPKYLDEIIRLQSTVFLIFNSKTSLCEIANNSGFCDQSHMNRTIKRFFGVPSSTLLNQGFFSAEYHCLKNIYIF, from the coding sequence ATGAAGGAAATTATTATTCGAAGAAATTTATCGAATGCGGAGACGCAGGCTAATCTTAATACTTATTTAACCCTACAGCCCGGGTTAGATGCGAACGTTACCTTTAACATATATAAACCAATTAATAAATACATAGCAAAATACGTTGCCTACTTTTATGAATTTAATACGAATGAAATCAAAGACCTATCGATTCCTATTATACCGGATGGTTGTATGGACATTATTTTCATCCTCACAAAACAGGGCTTCCAGTCTTATATAGCTGGTACAGCCTTAACTTTTAGCGGATTACTTGCACTAAAAAACAGATACGTATTAGGAATACGCTTTCATCCCGGTGCATTTAAAGTGTTTTTTAACATTAATCCCTGTGAGATATTATCACAACAGATTCCTTTTCGCGCCTACTCTTTAAAATCTGAAGAAATCAATAAAGAGTTGTATGGTTCTAAAACCTTGATAGAACGTATAGCTATTTTAGAGAGGTTTCTGCTGTCTAATATTAGAGTCTGTGATAAATATGAACTTATACGATACAGCATTCAGCGTATGGTAGTTTCAAAAGGTTTGGTTAATATAAATACAATATCCTCTGAATTGAATTACAGTCCCAGATATATAAACAACCTTTTTAATGCTTTTATTGGTCTGTCTCCAAAATATTTAGATGAAATTATTCGGTTGCAGTCCACTGTCTTTCTGATTTTTAACTCCAAGACTTCTTTATGTGAAATTGCTAATAATTCCGGCTTTTGTGACCAGTCACACATGAATCGGACTATTAAAAGATTCTTTGGTGTGCCCTCTAGTACTCTTCTTAATCAAGGTTTTTTTTCTGCTGAGTACCATTGTTTAAAGAACATTTATATTTTTTAG
- a CDS encoding metal ABC transporter permease encodes MEHVINLFKDYTFQTVALGSGILGLISGILGTFAVLKKQSLLGDGVSHAALPGVVMAFLLTGAKDTEILLLGALTSGLLATLFILNIVKHTRIKFDSALALVMSVFFGLGLVLLTYVQKIPNSNQAGLKRFIFGQASTLLQKDVYFMTVCGAILLLLVILFWKEFKLFIFDAEYAKSLLFPTHRLNLLLSFMIVMGIIIGLQTVGVILMSAMLIAPAVAARQWTNRLWVMVMLSAFFGAVSGISGTAASSLSDKLPTGPAIVVVVSCIVIFSVLFAPGRGMLQKLIHRKNMKLLLKNKGGGADVSST; translated from the coding sequence ATGGAACATGTTATTAACCTGTTTAAAGACTATACCTTTCAGACTGTAGCTCTAGGTTCCGGCATACTTGGTTTAATCAGTGGAATCCTTGGAACCTTTGCAGTACTTAAAAAGCAAAGCTTACTAGGAGATGGGGTATCCCATGCTGCTCTGCCAGGTGTTGTTATGGCTTTTCTTCTTACCGGTGCTAAAGATACGGAGATATTACTTCTTGGTGCCCTTACCTCCGGGTTATTGGCAACCTTGTTCATTCTTAATATTGTAAAACATACACGGATAAAGTTCGACAGTGCCCTTGCACTTGTTATGTCCGTATTTTTCGGACTTGGGTTGGTACTTTTAACTTATGTACAGAAAATTCCAAATTCGAACCAGGCAGGTTTAAAGCGTTTTATCTTTGGGCAAGCGTCAACATTACTGCAAAAAGATGTATATTTTATGACAGTTTGCGGTGCAATACTCCTTCTACTTGTGATTTTATTCTGGAAAGAATTTAAACTCTTTATTTTTGATGCTGAATATGCCAAAAGTCTTCTATTTCCTACACATAGATTGAATCTTTTATTGTCCTTCATGATTGTTATGGGAATCATTATAGGTCTCCAGACCGTTGGAGTTATTCTAATGAGTGCTATGTTGATTGCACCTGCTGTTGCTGCAAGACAATGGACTAACAGGCTTTGGGTTATGGTTATGCTTTCTGCCTTTTTTGGTGCAGTATCCGGTATTAGTGGTACTGCTGCCAGTTCACTTTCTGATAAACTGCCCACTGGCCCTGCCATTGTTGTCGTTGTCAGTTGTATTGTTATATTTAGCGTACTTTTTGCCCCCGGAAGAGGCATGCTTCAAAAATTGATACACAGAAAGAATATGAAGCTGCTTTTAAAAAACAAAGGAGGTGGTGCGGATGTCTCCTCAACTTGA
- a CDS encoding glycoside hydrolase family 28 protein has protein sequence MFQVKEATGCPFEEEYLRKEDRSFNILDFGAGTKKTPVENTAAINNAIISASKEGGTVIIPKGDFRVYTIHLKSGVNLYLSEGSILHAAKTDITNSYELQTGEGGNYLEPEVNLYTGLQDHGHTYFANSLIYGVDIQDVMIYGTGLIDGSFLNDQGELQHVLMGGDPLDPIRRSGAGHQGEWFGNKAIALVRCENVALCDFSIVAGGHFAIITTCVKNLFVNHILVDTNRDAFDVDCCQNVTILNSTFNSLTDDAIVMKASYGGGIFMPLQNVLIEDCKVSGYDMGSVYSGTYTADKLIATDRCGPTARVKLGTEATCGYDCVTVRRVAFKRSRGFALEAVDGSDLSNIIFEDSTLEDISSSPIFIKAGDRGRFPVTGNTKDDTIIPDTNRERNVRLDNINFVLPAVKEYQAYPAKRYLPSYNRTHRVSVDGHSYFNIVDEKEPCNLNPANYHEEGGTFYALKFDSSALQYIPDYEKELKKEQLFLYANAYGCDHIAAVHDIVIRNIIVKNADPRYPIEIMGLVGSRIKNVCIENVKVEYRGGLTLKDAVEQRQLNTNWEYRQNGKKKPHIQSLPWLINTFFLKNEGLLPRAEWDNSKEVWRDAPFNVPELPEVYPEPSNWGILPAYGLYARHVENLYLNKIEFKFMVEDTRYPIVLDDVIHGGLKNIQVDYAKEVEQIVFVKNEFKRPAGLEYVPDYAYHSTNVEDVEIEPALTVKTVTVNAPAPGTPKDGLYAYKTVPIPAHGYAFSNPTAEHPLPQTVYRPFFLTVPEQTVRAGETLSLDIIARQPAFETSLFETDGKIYNESLAVKDYTVQGNRQPMKLYAKALPKGAVFDTSAFTPGKACVFHWTPSKEAAGEEPYIVRFIADDGIIPEEMSVAIRVLDI, from the coding sequence ATGTTTCAAGTAAAAGAAGCAACAGGCTGCCCCTTTGAGGAAGAATACCTGCGAAAGGAGGACAGGAGTTTTAATATTCTTGACTTTGGTGCAGGTACCAAGAAAACTCCTGTAGAGAATACAGCAGCAATCAACAATGCAATTATAAGTGCATCCAAAGAGGGCGGTACCGTCATTATTCCTAAAGGGGATTTCAGAGTATATACCATACATCTTAAAAGCGGTGTAAATCTATATTTAAGTGAAGGCAGTATCCTGCATGCTGCTAAGACAGATATAACGAATTCCTATGAATTGCAAACCGGTGAAGGTGGTAATTATCTGGAACCGGAGGTAAATCTTTATACAGGGCTACAAGATCATGGACATACGTATTTTGCCAACAGTCTGATATACGGAGTGGATATACAGGATGTCATGATATACGGTACTGGTTTGATAGACGGCAGTTTTTTAAATGATCAAGGAGAACTGCAACATGTATTAATGGGCGGTGATCCGCTAGACCCAATAAGGCGTTCTGGTGCAGGCCATCAAGGAGAATGGTTCGGCAATAAGGCTATTGCTCTTGTAAGATGTGAGAATGTTGCTTTATGTGACTTTTCTATAGTAGCAGGTGGACATTTTGCAATTATTACAACTTGTGTTAAAAACTTATTTGTAAATCATATCTTAGTCGATACAAACAGGGATGCTTTTGATGTGGATTGTTGCCAGAATGTTACTATTTTAAATTCTACGTTTAACTCCCTAACCGATGATGCTATTGTTATGAAGGCTTCTTATGGCGGTGGTATTTTTATGCCTTTACAAAATGTATTAATTGAAGACTGTAAGGTTAGTGGTTATGATATGGGATCTGTTTATTCTGGTACTTATACGGCGGATAAGCTGATCGCTACAGATCGGTGCGGCCCTACCGCCAGAGTGAAACTTGGTACAGAGGCAACCTGCGGCTATGACTGTGTAACCGTCAGACGTGTAGCTTTTAAGCGATCCCGGGGTTTTGCGCTGGAGGCAGTGGATGGCTCGGATTTGAGTAATATTATTTTTGAAGATTCTACTTTAGAGGATATCAGCAGTTCACCTATATTTATTAAGGCAGGAGACAGAGGCCGTTTCCCTGTTACAGGTAACACCAAGGATGACACTATTATTCCGGATACAAACAGGGAGCGTAATGTGCGTCTTGATAATATTAATTTTGTATTGCCGGCAGTGAAGGAGTATCAGGCTTATCCTGCAAAACGCTATCTGCCTTCGTATAACAGGACGCATAGAGTATCCGTTGACGGACATTCCTATTTTAATATTGTGGATGAAAAAGAGCCATGCAATCTAAACCCTGCGAATTATCACGAGGAAGGCGGAACGTTTTATGCCTTAAAGTTTGATAGTTCTGCACTGCAATATATTCCTGATTATGAAAAAGAACTAAAAAAAGAACAGCTTTTCCTGTATGCTAATGCTTATGGCTGTGACCACATCGCGGCGGTTCATGATATTGTTATCCGTAATATAATAGTTAAAAATGCAGATCCCCGTTACCCCATTGAAATCATGGGCTTGGTGGGAAGCCGTATTAAAAATGTATGTATTGAGAATGTAAAGGTAGAGTACAGAGGTGGTTTAACTCTTAAGGATGCCGTTGAACAAAGGCAGTTAAATACAAACTGGGAATATAGGCAGAATGGGAAGAAAAAACCACATATCCAGTCCCTGCCCTGGCTGATTAATACTTTTTTCCTAAAGAATGAGGGGCTGCTTCCAAGGGCAGAATGGGATAATAGCAAAGAAGTCTGGCGGGATGCTCCATTTAATGTACCGGAGCTTCCGGAAGTTTATCCCGAACCTAGTAACTGGGGAATATTGCCGGCATATGGTCTTTATGCAAGACATGTAGAAAATTTGTATCTTAATAAGATTGAGTTTAAATTTATGGTAGAAGATACCAGATATCCAATCGTACTGGATGATGTAATACATGGAGGCTTAAAGAACATACAGGTTGATTATGCAAAGGAAGTGGAGCAAATTGTCTTTGTAAAAAATGAATTTAAAAGACCTGCCGGTCTTGAATATGTACCGGATTATGCCTATCATTCTACGAATGTAGAAGATGTTGAAATTGAACCTGCCCTGACAGTAAAAACAGTAACGGTAAATGCTCCGGCCCCCGGTACTCCAAAAGATGGATTGTATGCTTATAAAACGGTTCCGATTCCTGCACATGGTTATGCTTTTTCAAACCCTACGGCAGAACACCCGCTGCCTCAGACTGTTTATCGTCCGTTTTTCTTAACAGTACCGGAGCAGACGGTCAGAGCCGGAGAAACACTTAGCTTAGATATAATTGCCAGACAACCCGCCTTTGAAACTTCATTATTTGAAACAGACGGAAAAATTTATAATGAGTCTCTTGCAGTTAAGGATTATACAGTACAGGGTAACCGTCAGCCGATGAAATTATATGCAAAAGCATTACCGAAGGGGGCGGTTTTTGATACGTCAGCATTTACTCCAGGTAAAGCATGTGTATTTCACTGGACTCCATCTAAGGAGGCAGCCGGGGAGGAACCGTATATTGTAAGGTTTATAGCAGATGATGGAATTATACCGGAGGAAATGTCAGTTGCAATAAGAGTTCTGGATATATAA
- a CDS encoding helix-turn-helix domain-containing protein codes for MSEKFYTINQVAETLDMHHKTIRKFIADGNLPASKLGKQWRIAEEDLKVFMNTSEKPDIAYNVEYSAIDTKADKVKRRVQVSTVVDIEQIQKEEYLRISNTLIAVMNCKDAAMQDAPTLNVKYYEKEKRIRIMLWGSVRFIEELLGTITLLVENITLGGN; via the coding sequence ATGAGTGAGAAATTCTATACAATTAACCAGGTTGCTGAAACTCTGGATATGCATCATAAAACCATAAGAAAATTCATTGCCGACGGTAATCTGCCGGCGAGTAAACTCGGAAAGCAGTGGAGAATAGCAGAAGAAGATTTGAAAGTTTTTATGAATACGTCTGAAAAGCCTGATATTGCCTATAATGTGGAATATTCTGCAATAGACACGAAGGCTGATAAAGTTAAGAGAAGAGTGCAGGTTTCTACAGTGGTTGACATTGAACAGATTCAGAAAGAGGAGTATTTAAGAATATCCAATACGCTGATTGCAGTAATGAACTGCAAGGATGCTGCTATGCAGGATGCTCCCACTTTGAATGTAAAATATTATGAGAAGGAAAAAAGAATTAGGATTATGTTATGGGGCTCTGTAAGGTTTATAGAAGAACTGTTAGGTACCATTACATTATTAGTGGAAAATATTACTTTAGGAGGTAATTGA
- a CDS encoding metal ABC transporter permease — MSPQLEILLIAITVAVACSLPGAFLVLRKMSMMSDSITHTILLGIVLAFFLTHDLSSPFLIAGAALIGLATVWLTETLNRTKLLSEDAAIGIVFPLLFSIAIILIAKYAGSVHLDTDSVLLGELAFAPFNRLIIFGYDIGAKAIYSTMALLLINLVFLIIFFKELKVVTFDPILAAVLGFSPTLLHYSLMFLVSMTTVGAFEAVGSVLVVAFMIGPPVTAYLLTDDLKHMLLLSALIGMVNAILGYYLAVVFDVSISGSMSVMTGLVFFLVFIIAPHRGLISSLRRRSRQKLEFGKKTLLFHLYNHTVTENEKQDTSPHALTAHFHWDKALADKIIGILLKEENIFIEDEVVKITEKGQKQSKMDYESLFAE; from the coding sequence ATGTCTCCTCAACTTGAAATCTTATTAATCGCAATAACCGTTGCTGTAGCCTGCTCGCTGCCCGGCGCTTTCCTGGTTTTAAGAAAAATGTCAATGATGTCTGATTCAATTACTCATACTATTTTACTAGGAATTGTGTTGGCTTTTTTCCTGACACACGACTTATCCTCTCCCTTTTTGATAGCAGGTGCTGCCTTAATTGGTCTTGCCACCGTCTGGTTAACAGAAACCTTAAACCGTACAAAGCTGCTCTCAGAGGACGCTGCCATAGGAATTGTATTTCCTCTCTTGTTCTCCATAGCCATTATTTTAATTGCTAAATATGCCGGTTCCGTACATCTGGATACCGATTCTGTTCTTCTTGGAGAGCTTGCATTTGCCCCCTTTAACCGATTGATTATCTTTGGATACGATATCGGAGCAAAAGCAATTTATAGTACTATGGCATTGTTGCTCATTAATCTGGTATTCTTAATCATATTTTTCAAGGAACTAAAGGTGGTTACCTTCGACCCTATACTGGCTGCGGTTCTTGGATTCTCCCCTACGCTGCTTCATTATAGCCTCATGTTCCTGGTATCCATGACAACCGTCGGTGCCTTTGAGGCCGTGGGTTCTGTTTTGGTAGTTGCCTTTATGATTGGTCCTCCGGTAACCGCTTATCTCTTAACCGATGATTTAAAACATATGCTGCTTCTTAGTGCACTCATAGGAATGGTAAACGCTATTCTAGGTTATTATCTTGCGGTTGTATTTGATGTCTCAATCTCCGGCAGTATGAGCGTTATGACAGGCTTGGTATTCTTCCTTGTATTTATAATAGCCCCTCACAGAGGACTTATTAGTTCCTTAAGAAGACGAAGCAGGCAAAAATTAGAGTTTGGTAAGAAAACCCTTTTATTTCATTTATACAATCATACAGTCACAGAAAATGAAAAACAAGATACTAGTCCTCATGCCCTGACCGCTCATTTTCACTGGGATAAAGCTTTGGCAGATAAAATCATAGGAATATTGTTAAAGGAAGAGAATATCTTCATTGAAGATGAGGTGGTTAAAATTACAGAAAAAGGGCAAAAGCAAAGTAAAATGGATTATGAAAGTTTATTTGCAGAGTAA
- a CDS encoding phosphotransferase, whose translation MLEQILLHWGMQGEVSKIHSRVWNISDQYVVKIYDKLEELERNLTILKMLHNEGIPVAEVIPLKDGKEYLAEEGKYYVMNRKLPGGSIKDLKKNPIEISYLMGSTISRLHLALLKCEEKLSFWDNSLLEEMNGWIYDKLKEGGWKDISKEEYENTKEELCRIYSQLPTQLIHRDVHFGNFLFEEGVFSGYIDFDLSQKNIRIFDIAYYLLGVLCEECRQDVREEQWLAIISETIRGYEVNISLSQIEKQHITTVMKSIEILFAVYFAGTKDESLAKDALELYHLVRQQEKKITRTIMNSY comes from the coding sequence ATGCTTGAACAAATTTTATTACACTGGGGAATGCAAGGAGAGGTTAGCAAGATACACAGCAGAGTTTGGAATATATCAGATCAGTATGTTGTAAAGATTTATGATAAGCTTGAAGAATTGGAACGTAATTTAACGATTCTTAAAATGCTACACAATGAAGGGATACCTGTTGCAGAGGTAATTCCGTTAAAAGACGGGAAGGAGTACCTTGCCGAAGAAGGAAAATATTATGTTATGAACAGGAAGCTGCCGGGAGGCAGTATAAAAGATTTAAAAAAGAATCCTATAGAAATCTCTTATCTAATGGGAAGTACGATCAGCAGATTACATCTTGCTTTATTAAAATGCGAAGAAAAACTTTCATTCTGGGATAATAGTCTTTTAGAGGAAATGAACGGCTGGATATATGACAAACTAAAGGAGGGAGGTTGGAAGGATATCAGCAAAGAAGAATATGAGAATACAAAAGAAGAATTATGTAGAATTTATAGTCAGCTTCCTACCCAGCTAATCCATAGGGATGTTCATTTTGGAAATTTTTTATTTGAAGAGGGTGTATTCTCAGGATATATTGACTTTGATTTGAGCCAGAAGAATATAAGGATTTTTGATATTGCTTATTATCTTTTAGGAGTTTTATGTGAAGAATGCAGACAGGATGTCCGAGAAGAGCAGTGGCTTGCTATCATTTCTGAAACCATAAGGGGCTATGAAGTAAATATATCTTTATCCCAAATAGAAAAGCAGCATATAACAACGGTTATGAAAAGTATTGAAATTTTATTTGCAGTATATTTTGCTGGAACAAAAGATGAATCCCTTGCAAAAGATGCTTTGGAGCTATATCATCTGGTTCGGCAACAGGAAAAGAAAATCACACGTACTATTATGAATTCGTACTAG
- a CDS encoding DsbA family oxidoreductase: MSKIKIEFFHDVICSFCFPMSYRMRQLQNMMPEVSIEHRSFALVKTVQDFNSMFGSRDKAKEEILSHWEHANENDDLHRFNISGMRKASFPFPSSMKALTACKAAYFTAGDTGYWDVFDSLQNALFVQNQDIEDEMVIFECIKKTDMDFEQWKQHYQNPQTLEAVEQDLPLAEGYGIHSVPCLIVNGKYKISGAQPLPQIIKAINNITETLETKTETPGASCRLDNGKFQCD; this comes from the coding sequence TTGAGTAAAATAAAAATAGAATTTTTTCATGATGTAATTTGCAGTTTTTGTTTTCCCATGTCATATAGAATGAGGCAGTTGCAAAATATGATGCCTGAAGTTTCCATTGAACACCGTTCCTTTGCTCTTGTTAAAACTGTGCAGGATTTTAATAGTATGTTTGGATCTAGAGACAAAGCCAAAGAAGAAATTTTGAGTCATTGGGAACATGCTAACGAGAACGATGATTTACATCGTTTTAATATATCTGGAATGCGTAAAGCTTCCTTCCCCTTTCCCTCTTCCATGAAAGCTCTGACAGCCTGCAAAGCTGCCTATTTTACAGCCGGTGATACGGGATATTGGGATGTTTTTGACAGTCTTCAAAATGCACTTTTTGTACAAAACCAAGATATTGAAGACGAAATGGTGATTTTTGAATGTATTAAGAAAACAGATATGGACTTCGAACAATGGAAACAGCATTATCAAAATCCCCAAACTCTAGAGGCAGTTGAACAGGACCTCCCTCTTGCTGAAGGTTATGGTATACACAGTGTTCCTTGTCTGATAGTTAATGGAAAATATAAGATAAGCGGTGCTCAACCACTTCCTCAAATTATTAAAGCTATTAATAATATTACAGAAACACTGGAAACTAAAACAGAGACCCCTGGTGCGTCCTGCCGATTGGATAATGGTAAATTTCAGTGCGACTAA